A single genomic interval of Noviherbaspirillum cavernae harbors:
- the rpsU gene encoding 30S ribosomal protein S21: MTTIRLKENEPFEVAMRRFKRTIEKTGLLTELRAREFYEKPTAERKRKLAAAVKRHYKRIRSQQLPKKMY, encoded by the coding sequence ATGACCACAATCCGCCTTAAAGAAAACGAGCCCTTCGAAGTCGCAATGCGTCGCTTCAAGCGCACCATCGAAAAAACCGGTCTGCTGACCGAGTTGCGTGCGCGCGAGTTTTACGAAAAGCCGACTGCTGAACGTAAGCGCAAGCTCGCAGCTGCCGTCAAGCGCCACTACAAGCGCATCCGCAGCCAGCAATTGCCGAAAAAGATGTACTGA
- a CDS encoding NAD(P)/FAD-dependent oxidoreductase yields the protein MTKKYDVAVIGAGAAGMMCAAVAGQRGRKTVLIDHATRLAEKIRISGGGRCNFTNVQAGPQNYLSQNPHFCKSALSRYTPQDFLGLVKRYRIGYHEKHKGQLFCDDSAEQIIAMLKSECEVGGVAWRMPCKVMEVASAGDAFRIETDSGTIVADSVVIASGGLSIPKIGATDFAYRIARQFDLKLIEPRPALVPLTFDHAQWQSFVALAGIALEVDIETGDKKSRGQFREDLLFTHRGLSGPAVLQISSFWQPGTALTLNLLPEMDVAAILMEGKTTIKKNLGNVLAQWLPSRLAEGWLTVNDFDPDSRVADMADKALRKLGESLNRWTIIPNGSEGYRKAEVTLGGVDTRELSQQSMMVNRVPGLRFIGEAVDVTGWLGGYNFQWAWASGVAAGMSV from the coding sequence ATGACAAAGAAATACGATGTCGCAGTGATCGGCGCAGGCGCGGCCGGCATGATGTGCGCCGCGGTCGCCGGTCAGCGCGGCAGGAAAACGGTATTGATCGATCACGCGACCCGGCTCGCTGAAAAGATCCGCATCTCCGGCGGCGGACGCTGCAATTTCACCAATGTGCAGGCCGGCCCGCAAAACTACCTCTCGCAAAATCCGCATTTCTGCAAAAGCGCCTTGTCGCGTTACACGCCGCAGGATTTTCTCGGCCTCGTAAAACGTTATCGCATCGGCTATCACGAAAAGCACAAGGGGCAACTGTTCTGCGACGACTCCGCCGAACAGATCATCGCCATGCTGAAATCCGAATGCGAAGTCGGCGGCGTGGCATGGCGCATGCCGTGCAAGGTGATGGAAGTCGCCAGCGCGGGCGACGCGTTTCGCATCGAAACCGACAGCGGCACCATCGTCGCCGACAGCGTCGTCATTGCCAGCGGCGGCCTGTCGATTCCGAAAATCGGCGCGACCGATTTCGCGTATCGCATTGCCAGGCAGTTTGACCTGAAGCTGATCGAACCACGTCCGGCGCTGGTGCCGCTGACTTTCGATCATGCACAGTGGCAATCTTTCGTGGCCTTGGCCGGTATCGCGCTCGAAGTCGATATCGAAACCGGCGACAAGAAATCACGCGGACAATTTCGCGAAGACTTGCTGTTCACGCATCGCGGCCTGTCCGGCCCGGCCGTGCTCCAAATCTCGAGCTTTTGGCAGCCCGGAACCGCGCTGACGCTCAACCTGTTGCCGGAAATGGACGTGGCAGCGATTTTGATGGAAGGCAAGACGACGATCAAAAAAAACCTGGGCAATGTTCTTGCGCAATGGCTGCCGTCCCGCCTCGCGGAAGGCTGGCTGACCGTCAACGATTTTGATCCCGACAGCCGCGTCGCCGACATGGCCGACAAGGCGCTGCGCAAACTGGGCGAGTCGCTCAACCGCTGGACCATCATCCCCAACGGTTCGGAAGGCTACCGCAAGGCGGAAGTCACATTGGGCGGGGTGGACACGCGCGAACTGTCGCAGCAGAGCATGATGGTCAATCGTGTGCCGGGCCTGCGCTTCATCGGCGAAGCGGTGGACGTGACCGGCTGGCTCGGCGGCTACAACTTCCAGTGGGCCTGGGCGTCGGGCGTGGCGGCGGGTATGTCGGTTTGA
- a CDS encoding cation:proton antiporter, with protein sequence MSWTLPPFDAAQPIQWNALLLFGSLLLTGLIGGHIVSKNSWIPRITGYLLVGFILGEGGLQWLSGDVLKLAHTFSDIALALVVYQLGRYVDVGWLRHEKWLAATVLSGALLCFGLVWSTLEWVGVARPLAMVAGVLAIATAPAVVMVVVRDLKAEGHVTRRLAAMTALNNLVALLAACILLPLVATESATSIETMISSTLYSLFGSLLLAYVTYRLMMPLARLLGRERSRQFVLVIAIITLTIGAAHALKLPVLLTMLAFAILSKNLDIQYDLMELEFGVANELFIVMLFVTIGASIQLSDLRMVALPVAVLIGARTLALACSIFAFARPAKLKWRQAGLLTLGTLPMAEAGLGLSQIFSIYPHMAASIAPLLAGTLIVLELIGPIATQFALIKSGEAGHEP encoded by the coding sequence ATGTCGTGGACTCTTCCGCCGTTCGACGCGGCGCAACCGATTCAGTGGAATGCCTTGCTGCTGTTCGGCAGCTTGCTGCTGACGGGACTCATTGGCGGTCATATCGTCAGCAAGAATTCGTGGATACCGCGCATCACCGGCTATCTGCTGGTGGGCTTCATCCTCGGCGAGGGCGGCCTGCAATGGCTGTCGGGCGACGTGCTCAAGCTCGCCCATACCTTCTCCGACATCGCGCTCGCGCTGGTGGTGTATCAGCTTGGCCGATATGTCGATGTCGGCTGGCTGCGGCATGAAAAATGGCTGGCCGCCACGGTGCTGAGCGGCGCGCTGCTCTGCTTCGGCCTCGTCTGGAGCACACTGGAATGGGTCGGCGTGGCGCGTCCGCTGGCCATGGTCGCGGGCGTGCTCGCCATCGCGACCGCACCCGCCGTCGTGATGGTGGTGGTGCGCGATCTGAAGGCGGAAGGGCATGTCACGCGCAGGCTCGCGGCGATGACCGCGCTCAACAATCTCGTCGCCCTGCTGGCCGCCTGCATTCTGCTGCCGCTGGTCGCCACCGAAAGCGCGACGTCGATCGAGACGATGATCTCCAGCACGCTCTATTCGCTGTTCGGTTCGCTGCTGCTTGCCTACGTGACCTACCGCCTGATGATGCCGCTGGCCCGCCTGCTCGGACGCGAGCGCAGCCGCCAGTTCGTGCTCGTCATCGCCATCATCACGCTCACCATCGGCGCGGCGCATGCGCTGAAGCTGCCGGTGCTGCTCACCATGCTGGCCTTTGCGATCCTGTCAAAGAATCTGGATATTCAGTACGACCTGATGGAACTGGAATTCGGCGTCGCCAACGAGCTTTTCATCGTCATGCTGTTCGTGACCATCGGCGCATCCATCCAGTTGTCCGATCTCAGGATGGTGGCGCTTCCGGTCGCGGTGCTGATCGGCGCGCGCACGCTGGCGCTGGCTTGCAGCATTTTCGCTTTTGCGCGTCCGGCCAAACTCAAATGGCGGCAAGCCGGTCTGCTGACGCTGGGCACCTTGCCGATGGCGGAAGCGGGGCTGGGACTGTCGCAGATTTTTTCCATCTATCCGCACATGGCGGCGAGCATTGCGCCGCTGCTGGCCGGAACCTTGATCGTGCTGGAGCTGATCGGCCCCATCGCGACACAGTTTGCCTTGATCAAATCGGGAGAAGCCGGACATGAGCCCTAG
- the cobA gene encoding uroporphyrinogen-III C-methyltransferase, protein MKTQGKVFLVGAGPGDPELLTIKAAKAIARADVILVDDLVNPAILEHALADARIIPVGKRAGRHSTPQEFIERLMVAEARAGHCVVRLKGGDPFMFGRGGEELECLVQEGIDVEAINGISSGFAAPAAIGVPLTHREWSNGAIFVTGYSKTGERGPDWKKLAKLNMTLVIYMGIASCREIQEALLAGGKSAATPAAVVHSATLDAQMQLVTTLGELPEAMSRARLGSPGIILIGEVVRFAVNGAFAAESDARVVRQHAIDAPHLEALPI, encoded by the coding sequence ATGAAGACACAAGGTAAGGTTTTTCTCGTCGGCGCCGGTCCGGGCGACCCCGAACTTCTCACCATCAAGGCGGCAAAGGCCATCGCAAGGGCGGACGTCATTCTTGTCGATGACCTCGTCAACCCCGCGATTCTCGAGCATGCACTCGCGGATGCGCGCATCATCCCGGTCGGCAAGCGCGCCGGTCGCCACTCCACGCCGCAGGAATTCATCGAACGCCTGATGGTCGCCGAGGCGCGCGCAGGACACTGCGTCGTGCGCCTGAAGGGCGGCGACCCCTTCATGTTCGGACGCGGCGGCGAAGAGCTGGAGTGTCTGGTGCAAGAGGGCATCGACGTGGAAGCGATCAACGGCATCAGCAGCGGTTTCGCCGCGCCCGCAGCGATCGGCGTGCCGCTGACGCACCGCGAGTGGAGCAACGGCGCCATCTTCGTCACGGGTTACAGCAAGACCGGCGAACGCGGCCCGGATTGGAAAAAGCTCGCGAAACTCAACATGACGCTGGTGATCTACATGGGTATCGCCAGTTGCCGCGAGATTCAGGAAGCCTTGCTGGCGGGCGGCAAATCGGCCGCCACGCCGGCGGCGGTGGTCCACTCGGCCACGCTGGACGCGCAAATGCAGCTGGTGACGACCTTGGGCGAGTTGCCGGAAGCCATGTCGAGAGCCCGCTTGGGCAGTCCCGGCATCATCCTGATCGGCGAGGTCGTGCGCTTTGCGGTGAACGGAGCCTTCGCCGCCGAGTCGGATGCAAGAGTGGTGCGACAGCATGCGATTGACGCGCCGCATCTGGAGGCATTGCCGATTTGA
- a CDS encoding GatB/YqeY domain-containing protein has product MSLKEQITEDMKAAMRAKDAARLGTIRLLTAAMKQKEVDERIELTDAHVLAIVEKMIKQRKDSITQFEAGGRQDLADIEKAELAVLSAYMPAAMSEAEIQAEVAAAVAATGAAGPQDMGKVMGVLKPKLAGRADMTAVSALVKAALSKA; this is encoded by the coding sequence ATGAGCCTCAAAGAGCAAATCACTGAAGACATGAAGGCGGCGATGCGCGCCAAGGATGCCGCAAGGCTCGGCACCATCCGTCTCCTTACCGCCGCAATGAAGCAGAAGGAAGTCGATGAACGCATCGAGCTGACCGACGCGCATGTCCTCGCCATCGTCGAAAAGATGATCAAGCAGCGCAAGGATTCGATCACCCAGTTCGAAGCCGGCGGCCGCCAGGATCTGGCCGACATCGAAAAGGCCGAGCTTGCAGTTCTGTCCGCCTACATGCCGGCCGCCATGTCCGAAGCCGAAATCCAGGCCGAAGTCGCCGCTGCTGTTGCCGCGACCGGTGCGGCCGGACCGCAGGACATGGGCAAGGTAATGGGCGTGCTCAAGCCGAAACTTGCCGGCCGCGCCGACATGACTGCCGTGTCCGCCTTGGTGAAGGCCGCATTGAGCAAGGCATGA
- a CDS encoding YbdK family carboxylate-amine ligase — MSPRDNFVIEEVPQEILPFTSSTPFTMGIELELQLVNRRNYNLATDAVDLLTWIEPRDLQKQIKLEMTQGMIELNSAVHTRVDQLTEELKELRAALTRGAKHLNIDVAGGGAHPFQNWSEQRITPSARFHELHEKYGYLAKTFTVFGQHIHVGVADGDDALYLTHGLAHYVPHFIALSAASPFYQGVDTAFASSRSNVVRAFPLAGTVPVLTRWSDFEAYYQELLQLGIIGSMKDFYWDIRPKPEYGTVEVRVCDTPLTLEHAALLGCYAQLLSRWLLTERPVEIHSDFYLLYQYNRFEASRYGLDGQIAQQHMSRQSGSKQPIFLSVLDRLQDLKRYAQNEAEVLALKRLRHIAYERLNDAAWLRNAYKQRGSLNDVVRLSSELWMTSASPSSPR; from the coding sequence ATGAGCCCTAGAGACAATTTCGTGATTGAGGAAGTGCCACAGGAAATCCTGCCCTTCACATCATCGACGCCGTTCACGATGGGCATCGAGCTCGAGCTGCAACTGGTCAACCGGCGCAACTACAACCTCGCCACCGACGCGGTCGACCTGCTGACGTGGATCGAGCCGCGCGATTTGCAGAAGCAGATCAAGCTGGAAATGACGCAGGGCATGATCGAACTGAACTCCGCCGTCCACACGCGCGTCGATCAGCTCACCGAGGAATTGAAGGAGCTGCGCGCGGCGCTGACCCGAGGGGCGAAGCATCTGAACATCGACGTCGCCGGCGGTGGCGCGCATCCGTTCCAGAACTGGAGCGAGCAGCGCATCACGCCGAGCGCGCGCTTCCATGAATTGCACGAGAAATACGGCTATCTGGCCAAGACGTTTACGGTATTCGGGCAGCACATCCATGTCGGCGTTGCCGACGGCGACGATGCGCTATACCTGACGCACGGACTGGCGCACTACGTCCCGCACTTCATCGCGCTGTCGGCAGCCTCGCCGTTCTATCAAGGCGTCGATACTGCCTTCGCTTCCTCGCGCAGCAACGTGGTGCGCGCGTTTCCGCTCGCGGGCACGGTGCCTGTTCTCACCCGCTGGAGCGATTTCGAAGCCTATTACCAGGAACTGCTGCAGCTGGGCATCATCGGCAGCATGAAGGACTTTTACTGGGACATTCGGCCCAAGCCGGAGTACGGCACGGTCGAAGTGCGCGTCTGCGACACGCCGTTGACGCTGGAACACGCCGCGCTGCTCGGCTGCTATGCGCAGCTGCTGTCGCGCTGGCTGCTGACGGAGCGTCCCGTCGAGATCCACAGCGATTTCTATCTGCTGTATCAGTACAACCGCTTCGAGGCCAGCCGCTACGGCCTCGATGGCCAAATCGCGCAGCAACACATGAGCAGACAATCCGGTTCGAAACAGCCGATCTTCCTCAGCGTGCTGGACCGCCTGCAGGATCTGAAGCGGTACGCGCAGAACGAGGCCGAGGTGCTTGCATTGAAGCGGCTGCGCCACATTGCCTACGAACGCTTGAATGATGCGGCCTGGCTGCGCAACGCCTACAAGCAGCGCGGCTCGCTCAATGACGTGGTGCGCCTGTCATCGGAGTTGTGGATGACGTCTGCTTCGCCATCATCGCCTCGATAA